Proteins from a single region of Nerophis ophidion isolate RoL-2023_Sa linkage group LG08, RoL_Noph_v1.0, whole genome shotgun sequence:
- the LOC133557550 gene encoding ATP-dependent RNA helicase DHX8-like gives MADADADELSQLEFLSLVSKVCTELDNHLGISDKDLAEFVISLAEKNQTFDGFKALLLDNGAEFTDSLISNLLRLIQTMRPPSKVSSSKETCDVLKPKSEKDKLKELFPALCRANEPPPKVLDEEDVKVAADAMKELEMFMPSVSTTVPKSEKSRLEKGRRRSRSRSRSRDRHRHRDRDRDRDRRRHRSRSRSRSRDRDRHRDRDRDRSRRRDRSSRWSERSPSPRKDQERDWKDKHVDRPPPEEPSVGDIYNGKVTSIMQFGCFVQLEGLRKRWEGLVHISELRREGRVANVADVVSKGQRVKIKVLSFTGSKTSLSMKDVDQETGEDLNPNRRKNVGPDGSEEVTMRNPDGPSNLNLGHTRELEQDDTLERKRLTKISDPEKWEIKQMIAANVLSKEEFPDFDDETGILPKVDDEEDEDLEIELVEEEPPFLRGHTKQSMDMSPVKIVKNPDGSLSQAAMMQSALAKERRELKQAAREAEMDSIPMGLNKHWVDPLPDADGRQIAANMRGIGMMPNDIPEWKKHAFGGNKASYGKKTQLSILEQRESLPIYKLKEQLIQAVHDNQILIVIGETGSGKTTQITQYLAEAGYTTRGKIGCTQPRRVAAMSVAKRVSEEYGCCLGQEVGYTIRFEDCTSPETVIKYMTDGMLLRECLIDSELGQYAIIMLDEAHERTIHTDVLFGLLKKTVQKRTDMKLIVTSATLDAVKFSQYFYEAPIFTIPGRTYPVEVLYTKEPETDYLDASLITVMQIHLTEPPGDILVFLTGQEEIDTACEILYERMKSLGPDVPELIILPVYSALPSEMQTRIFDPAPPGSRKVVIATNIAETSLTIDGIYYVVDPGFVKQKVYNSKTGIDQLVVTPISQAQAKQRAGRAGRTGPGKCYRLYTERAYRDEMLTTNVPEIQRTNLASTVLSLKAMGINDLLSFDFMDAPPMETLITAMEQLYTLGALDDEGLLTRLGRRMAEFPLEPMLCKMLIMSVHLGCSEEMLTIVSMLSVQNVFYRPKDKQALADQKKAKFHQPEGDHLTLLAVYNSWKNNKFANPWCYENFIQARSLRRGQDIRKQMLGIMDRHKLDVVSCGKATVRVQKAICSGFFRNAAKKDPQEGYRTLIDQQVVYIHPSSALFNRQPEWVVYHELVLTTKEYMREVTTIDPRWLVEFAPAFFKVSDPTRLSKQKKQQRLEPLYNRYEEPNAWRISRAFRRR, from the exons AAACTTGTGACGTTCTGAAGCCAAAGTCAGAGAAGGACAAACTGAAGGAGTTGTTCCCCGCGCTGTGCCGAGCCAACGAGCCGCCACCGAAG GTCCTCGACGAAGAGGACGTGAAGGTGGCGGCCGACGCCATGAAGGAGCTGGAGATGTTCATGCCCAGTGTGAGCACCACGGTCCCCAAAAGCGAAAAGAGCCGCTTGGAGAAGGGCCGACGGCGCAGCCGGAGTCGcagcagaagcagggatcgacaCAGGCACCGGGACAGGGACAGGGACCGGGACCGCAGGAGGCACCGCTCACGTTCCAGGTCACGCTCCAGAGACCGCGATCGCCACAGAGATAGAGACCGTGACCGCTCTAGGAGGAGAGACCGGTCCTCCCGCTGGAGCGAGCGCTCGCCAAGCCCCAGGAAAGATCAGGAGCGAGACTGGAAGGACAAGCACGTGGACCGTCCCCCTCCAGAGGAGCCCTCTGTTGGCGACATCTACAACGGAAAAGTGACCAGCATCATGCAGTTTGGATGCTTTGTCCAGCTGGAGGGGCTCAG GAAGCGATGGGAAGGGCTGGTCCACATCTCTGAGCTGCGACGAGAAGGCCGAGTGGCCAACGTGGCAGATGTGGTCAGCAAAGGCCAAAGAGTCAAGATCAAAGTGCTGTCCTTCACAGGCTCCAAGACCAGCCTCAGCATGAAG GATGTGGACCAGGAGACGGGCGAGGACCTGAACCCTAACCGGAGGAAGAACGTGGGTCCAGACGGCAGCGAGGAGGTGACCATGAGGAACCCGGACGGGCCGAGCAACCTCAACCTGGGTCATACCCGCGAGCTGGAACAAGACGACACGCTGGAGAGGAAAAGACTTACCAAGATCTCCGATCCGGAAAAGTGGGAGATCAAGCAG ATGATCGCCGCCAATGTTTTGTCCAAAGAAGAGTTCCCCGACTTTGACGACGAGACTGGAATTCTTCCCAAAGTCGACGATGAGGAAG ACGAAGACTTAGAAATTGAGTTGGTTGAAGAGGAGCCGCCTTTCCTGAGAGGACACACCAAGCAGAGCATGGACATGAGCCCCGTCAAGATCGTCAAG AATCCAGACGGCTCGTTGTCCCAGGCGGCCATGATGCAGAGCGCTCTGGCCAAAGAGAGGCGGGAGCTGAAGCAGGCGGCACGGGAGGCCGAGATGGACTCCATCCCTATGGGACTGAACAAGCACTGGGTGGACCCACTGCCAGACG CTGACGGCAGGCAAATTGCGGCAAACATGAGAGGCATCGGCATGATGCCCAATGACATTCCCGAGTGGAAGAAGCACGCCTTTGGAGGCAACAAAGCCTCGTATGGAAAGAAAACCCAGCTCTCCATCCTTGAGCAGAGGGAGAGTTTGCCCATCTACAAGCTGAAGGAGCAGCTCATTCAG GCCGTGCACGACAACCAGATCCTAATCGTCATCGGAGAAACCGGGTCTGGCAAGACCACGCAGATCACGCAGTACTTGGCGGAGGCGGGATACACCACACGGGGAAAAATTGGCTGCACGCAGCCTCGCCGTGTGGCCGCCATGTCTGTGGCCAAGAGAGTGTCGGAGGAGTACGGATGCTGCCTTGGACAGGAG GTGGGCTACACCATCAGGTTCGAGGACTGCACCAGCCCAGAGACGGTGATCAAGTACATGACGGACGGCATGTTGCTCCGAGAGTGTCTGATCGACTCAGAGCTGGGCCAGTACGCCATCATCATGCTGGACGAAGCTCACGAGAGGACCATCCACACCGACGTCCTCTTCGGTCTGCTCAAAAAG ACTGTCCAGAAGCGCACGGACATGAAGCTGATTGTCACCTCGGCTACTCTGGACGCTGTCAAGTTCTCCCAGTACTTCTACGAGGCGCCCATCTTCACCATCCCAGGAAGAACGTATCCAGTGGAGGTCCTGTACACCAAAGAACCTGAGACAGACTACCTGGACGCCAGCCTCATCACCGTCATGCAGATCCACCTGACAGAACCCCCAG GTGACATCCTGGTCTTTTTGACTGGACAGGAAGAGATCGACACCGCCTGCGAGATTCTCTACGAGCGCATGAAGTCGCTCGGACCCGACGTTCCTGAACTCATCATTCTGCCCGTTTACTCGGCACTGCCCAGCGAGATGCAGACCAGGATCTTTGACCCTGCACCCCCTGGCAGCAGAAAG GTCGTCATAGCTACCAACATCGCTGAGACGTCCCTAACCATCGACGGCATCTACTACGTGGTGGACCCGGGCTTTGTCAAGCAAAAAGTCTACAACTCAAAGACGGGCATCGACCAGCTGGTGGTGACGCCCATCTCACAG GCTCAAGCCAAGCAGAGGGCGGGCCGAGCCGGCAGAACAGGTCCAGGGAAGTGTTACCGCCTCTATACGGAGAGGGCCTACAGGGATGAGATGTTGACCACCAACGTACCTGAGATCCAAAGGACCAACCTGGCCAGCACGGTGCTCTCCCTGAAG GCCATGGGCATCAACGACCTCCTGTCCTTCGACTTCATGGACGCCCCCCCTATGGAGACTCTGATCACAGCCATGGAGCAGCTCTACACTCTGGGAGCTCTGGATGACGAGGGTCTGCTCACACGACTGGGCAGGAGG atggcagaGTTCCCTCTGGAGCCCATGTTGTGTAAGATGTTGATCATGTCCGTACATCTGGGCTGCAGTGAAGAGATGCTCACCATCGTGTCCATGTTGTCCGTGCAGAACGTCTTCTACAGGCCAAAG GACAAGCAGGCCTTGGCTGACCAGAAGAAGGCCAAGTTCCACCAGCCCGAAGGCGACCATCTCACCCTGCTGGCCGTCTACAACTCGTGGAAAAACAACAAGTTCGCCAACCCCTGGTGCTACGAGAACTTCATCCAGGCTCGCTCGCTGAGGAGAGGGCAGGACATCCGCAAGCAGATGTTGGGCATCATGGACAG ACACAAGTTGGATGTGGTCTCGTGTGGCAAGGCCACCGTGCGGGTGCAGAAAGCAATCTGCAGCGGTTTCTTCCGCAACGCGGCCAAGAAGGACCCTCAGGAGGGCTACAGAACCCTCATCGACCAGCAGGTGGTCTACATCCACCCCTCCAGCGCTTTGTTCAACCGTCAGCCCGAATG GGTGGTGTACCACGAGCTGGTGCTGACCACCAAGGAGTACATGCGCGAGGTGACCACCATCGACCCGCGCTGGCTGGTGGAGTTTGCTCCCGCCTTCTTCAAGGTGTCCGACCCGACCCGCCTCAGCAAGCAGAAGAAACAACAACGCTTGGAGCCTCTGTACAATCGCTATGAGGAACCCAACGCCTGGAGGATCTCGCGAGCCTTCAGACGCCGTTAA